DNA from Sphingomonas psychrotolerans:
TCCAGCATCTGCGTCGCCTCGTCGACGAGCTGACCCCGCGGCACCACTGCGCTGTCGAGCTTGCCGTCCTCGCGATACAGTCGGTCGCGCCGGATGACCGAGACGTTGCCGCCCGCGACATCGCGTCCGCCGACCTCGATCACGATCGGTGCGCCCTTCTTCACCCAGCCCCAGCGCTTGGTGGCCGCCTTGGCGGGACGCAAATCGAGCAGCGCGCGCACCGGCTCGCCGAACGCGCTCAGCGCCGCCAGTTCCTGCTGCAGCGTCTTGCAATAATCGACGATCGCCTGGTCCTCGGGCTGGTCGCGCAGCATCGGCACGATCACGATCTGCCACGGCGCGATCCGCGGCGGCACGCGCAGGCCGTCGTCGTCGCCGTGCACCATGATCACGCCGCCGATCATACGAGTCGAGACGCCCCAGCTCGTCGTCTGCGCCAGCTCGAGTTCGCCCTCGGCGTTCTGAAACTTGATGTTCTGCGCAGTCGAGAATGTGGTGCCGAGGAAGTGGCTGGTGCCCGCCTGCAGCGCCTTGCCGTCCTGCATCATCGCTTCGATGCTGTAGGTCGAGACGGCGCCCGGGAAGCGCTCATTCTCGGGCTTTTCGCCCGCGACCACCGGCATTGCGAGGCAATCCTCGGCAAACGACCGATAGACTTCGAGCATCTTGAGCGTCTCTTCGCGCGCCTCGGCCTCGCTGGCGTGCGCGGTATGTCCCTCCTGCCACAGGAACTCGCTGGTCCGCAGGAACATCCGCGTGCGCATCTCCCAGCGCACCACGTTCGCCCATTGATTGATCAGCACCGGCAAATCGCGCCACGACTGGATCCAGCGCGAAAAGGCAGCGCCGATCACTGTCTCCGAAGTCGGCCGCACGACCAGCGGCTCTTCCAGCTTCGCCTCCGGATCCGGGACGAGCCTGCCGTCCTTCTGGATCAGCCGGTGGTGGGTGACGACCGCCATCTCCTTGGCGAAGCCGTCGACATGCTCGGCCTCCTTCTCGAAATACGAGAGCGGGATGAACAAGGGGAAATAGCAATTCTCATGGCCGGTCGCCTTGATGCGATCGTCGAGCAGCCGCTGGATCCGCTCCCAGATGCCGTATCCCCATGGCCGGATGACCATGCATCCGCGTACGCCGCTCTCTTCGGCCAGATCGGCCTCGGAGATGACGGCTTGGTACCAGGCGGCGAAATCGGCTTCGCGGGTGACGTTGAGGGCGTGCTTGATCATATCAGCCGATTAGCGGGGGAATCGCTCGCTGGGTAGCATCTATACGGGCTTGTGCGGCGCAGCACCGCCGCTTAACCGGGCCGCGTGACGACCTCCCGAACCGACAGCGTCTTCAAGGGCTTGGGATTGCGTCTTATCGCGATTCTGTGTCTTTCCACGATGTCGGCGCTGATCAAGCTCGCCGAGACGCGCGGCGCGACTCTGGTCGAAACGATGTTCCACCGCCAGCTCTGGGCAGTGCCGATCGTCGCGGCATGGATCATGATGGGTCCCGGCCTCGGCTCGATCCGCACGAAACGCTTCGGCGCGCACGTGACGCGGACCGCGATCGGGCTCACCGGCATGGTCTTCACTTTCGGCGCGGTGCTGCTGCTGCCGCTTGCCGAGGCGACCACCCTCCAGTTCACCGTCCCGATCTTCGCGACTCTGCTGGGCGCGCTGGTGCTGCGCGAGAAGACCGGTTGGCATCGCTGGGGCGCGGTGGTGATCGGTTTCGCAGGGGTGCTCGTTGTCGCCCAGCCGGGCAGCGGCCAGTTCCCGCTGTTCGGAGCGGTGGTCGGGCTGATCGCGGCGCTGTTCGTCGCGATCGTCGCGATCACGCTGCGCCAGATCGGCAAGACCGAAAGCGCCGGCACCACGGTCTTCTGGTTCTCGGTGCTGTCGCTTCCGCCGCTCGGCATCGTTTACGCCTTCCAGCTCCAGTCGCACGACTGGGTGACCTGGTCGAACCTCGTCGCGATCGGCCTCGTCGGCGGTGTGGCGCAGCTCGCGCTCACCGCTTCGGTCCGCTTCGCGCCGGTCTCCACCGTCATCCCGATGGACTATTCGAGCCTGCTCTGGGGAACCTTCTACGGCTGGCTGATCTTCAGCGCCTGGCCGACGCCGTGGACGTGGCTCGGGGCGCCGATCATCATCGCCAGCGGGCTCTACATCGTCTGGCGCGAGCGCGTGCTCCACGTCCGCAACACCGAAAGCGTCAGCGACGCCGCGGCTTCGTAGACTGCCGCTCCCGTCCCTGCTTGCAGAGTCTACGTCCGGATCGCACCGATACAAATAGCCAAAATCGGGGTTTGACGGCCTTGAGTTGACTCACTTTGCGGAAATGCGATTCATCTCGCAATATTCTTGCGCACGTTGTCGCGCGCGCTGATCCTGTTCCAAACAATTGAAAGAGCGCCCGGTGACAAGCCGACGGCGCCAGCCAAGCAGGCGAAATCCTACATTGCAAGCGTTGCGCAATTGGCGGAGCCGGGAACGGGACAGAAGGCGATACACCCTGATTCCTCCCCTCCCTGCAAGGGAGGGGAGTCACTCGGTTGAATGCTGATAAAGGCTCACACCTCCCTCAAAGGAAAGGGACCGCAAGTTGCCATATTCAGGCTCGGCGGAACACCAGGCTGAGATTGTTGGCGGGCATCGGCACTATGCACTGAAGCGCGAGCCCGTGTGCAGCGGCGGCGGCCGAAACTTCCTCGACATGCCGCAAGCCCCAGCGCGAGTCGCGCGCCTGGAGCGACACGTCGAACGCCTCGTTGGATTCCGCCGTCGGCACATCGCGCTGGCGATAGGGTCCATAGAGGATCAGCGGCGCACCCGGCGCCAGCAGCCGCCCCGCCCCTGCAATCAGCCCCAAAGTGGCTTCCCACGGACTGATATGGACCATGTTGACGCAAAGGATCGCATCCGCGGCCACGATCGGCCAGGTCTCCGCCGCCGCGTCGAGCGCAAGCGGCGGCAGGACATTGGGCAGGCCAGCGCACCAGTCGGCGATCGAAGCACGCGCGGCGTCTTCAGGGTCACTCGGCTGCCACTGCAATGCGGCGAATCGCTCGGCCAAGAAAGCACAATGCTCGCCGCTGCCACTCGCGATCTCGAGCACCAGTCCGCTTGCCGGCAGCTCCACCTCGAGCACCGCGGCGATCGACTCGCGATTGCGCACAGTGGCCGGAGCGTGGCGGCGGGCGCTCATCTCCGGCGCACCGCCGAAACGATTACTTCTTGCCCTTGCGCGCGGGGTAGCGGCTCTCGCTGCCCTTGGCGGGAAGCATGAACGATGCGGCAAGCTTCACCTTGGCGGCTTCGGCGGCGGCAGCCTTCTCGGCCGCCTTGGCCGCAGCCTGCTCCTCGGCCTGGCGCTTCGCGTCCAGGCGCGCTGCCTCGGCGTCCACCTTGGCCTGCTCGATCGCGGCCTTCTCGGCCTCGATTGCTGCCAGCTTCGCCGCGCGTTCGTCTTCGACGGCCTGCTCGCGGGCGAGGCGTGCCGCCTTGCGCTCGGCCAGCTCGGCCTCGCTCAGCTTGGGAGCGGCCTTGAGCTTTTCGAGCAGCGCCTTCTTGGCATCGGCCGAGCGTCCGGCGCGGTCACTGAAAGTATCGTTGTACGTCATTCGGTATTCTAGCTCCTGAGCGGCACTTCCGCCGCCTGCGCCCGTTCGGGCTCCTTGTAGACCAGCACCGGCTTGCGCGCGGCGAGCGTCTCGTCGAGTCGCCGCCGCGGTGCGTAATGCGGCGCGGTCTTGATCGCGAGATCGCCGCCCTTAGCCTTTTCGGCCACAAAACGGAAGGCGTGGATGAATTGATCGAGCGTAGCTTTGCTTTCGGTCTCGGTCGGCTCGACCAGCATCGCCCCGTGGACGACCAATGGAAAATAGACCGTCATCGGGTGGAAACCCTCGTCGATCAGCCCCTTGGCCACGTCGATCGTCGAGAAACCCTCGGGCAGGCCCCTGTCGCTGAAGATCGCTTCGTGCATGCACGGACCCGATTTGGCGAATGGCGCGTCGAGCACATCCTCCATCGAACGCAGGATATAATTCGCATTGAGCACCGAATCCTCGGCGACCTGGCGCAGCCCGTCGGCGCCGTGGCTGAGGATATAGGTCAGCGCCCGCGTGAACATGCCCATCTGGCCGTGGAAAGCGACCATCCGGCCAAAGCTCGACGCGTGATGCTCGCCCGCGGTCTCTTCCTCAACCAGCACGAACTGATCGCCCTGCTTCTCGACGAAGGGGAGCGGCGCGTACGGCGTCAGCGCCTCGGAGAACACCACTGGCCCGGAACCCGGTCCACCGCCGCCGTGCGGAGTCGAGAAGGTCTTGTGAAGATTGATGTGCATCGCGTCGATGCCGAGATCGCCCGGGCGCACGCGGCCGACGATCGCGTTGAAGTTGGCGCCGTCGCAATAGACATAGCCGCCCGCCGCATGCACCGCGTCCGAGATCGCCCGCATGTCGGGCTCGAACAGCCCGCACGTGTTGGGGTTGGTGATCATCACGCCGGCAACGTCAGGCCCGAGTCGCGCCTTGAGCGCCTCGAGGTTGACCCGGCCGGCCTCGGTCGCGGGGATGTCCTCGACCGAGAAGCCCGCAAAAGCCGCGGTCGCCGGGTTGGTACCGTGCGCGCTCTCCGGCACCAGCAACACCTTCCGGCCCTGCTCGCCCTTCGCGTCGAGCGCCGCGCGGATCGCCAGCACGCCGCACAATTCGCCATGCGCGCCAGCCTTGGGGCTCATCGCCACCGAATGCATGCCGGTCAGCGTCACCAGCCAATGCGCGAGCTGATGGATCACTTCGAACGCGCCTTGGCAGGCATCGACCGGAGTCAGCGGGTGGAGATCGGCGAAGCCGGGAAGCCGCGCCATCCGCTCGTTGAGCCGCGGATTATGTTTCATCGTGCACGAGCCGAGCG
Protein-coding regions in this window:
- the proS gene encoding proline--tRNA ligase, which gives rise to MIKHALNVTREADFAAWYQAVISEADLAEESGVRGCMVIRPWGYGIWERIQRLLDDRIKATGHENCYFPLFIPLSYFEKEAEHVDGFAKEMAVVTHHRLIQKDGRLVPDPEAKLEEPLVVRPTSETVIGAAFSRWIQSWRDLPVLINQWANVVRWEMRTRMFLRTSEFLWQEGHTAHASEAEAREETLKMLEVYRSFAEDCLAMPVVAGEKPENERFPGAVSTYSIEAMMQDGKALQAGTSHFLGTTFSTAQNIKFQNAEGELELAQTTSWGVSTRMIGGVIMVHGDDDGLRVPPRIAPWQIVIVPMLRDQPEDQAIVDYCKTLQQELAALSAFGEPVRALLDLRPAKAATKRWGWVKKGAPIVIEVGGRDVAGGNVSVIRRDRLYREDGKLDSAVVPRGQLVDEATQMLESIQQGLHTQARERMDANIRRDITDFATLEKAFDGAKPGWVEVSWSKPGGAELDKVVERLKALKLTFRNVPNDVVADGGTCIFTGAPAVERIVVARAY
- a CDS encoding DMT family transporter, which codes for MSALIKLAETRGATLVETMFHRQLWAVPIVAAWIMMGPGLGSIRTKRFGAHVTRTAIGLTGMVFTFGAVLLLPLAEATTLQFTVPIFATLLGALVLREKTGWHRWGAVVIGFAGVLVVAQPGSGQFPLFGAVVGLIAALFVAIVAITLRQIGKTESAGTTVFWFSVLSLPPLGIVYAFQLQSHDWVTWSNLVAIGLVGGVAQLALTASVRFAPVSTVIPMDYSSLLWGTFYGWLIFSAWPTPWTWLGAPIIIASGLYIVWRERVLHVRNTESVSDAAAS
- a CDS encoding DUF938 domain-containing protein, whose protein sequence is MSARRHAPATVRNRESIAAVLEVELPASGLVLEIASGSGEHCAFLAERFAALQWQPSDPEDAARASIADWCAGLPNVLPPLALDAAAETWPIVAADAILCVNMVHISPWEATLGLIAGAGRLLAPGAPLILYGPYRQRDVPTAESNEAFDVSLQARDSRWGLRHVEEVSAAAAAHGLALQCIVPMPANNLSLVFRRA
- a CDS encoding DUF6481 family protein, whose translation is MTYNDTFSDRAGRSADAKKALLEKLKAAPKLSEAELAERKAARLAREQAVEDERAAKLAAIEAEKAAIEQAKVDAEAARLDAKRQAEEQAAAKAAEKAAAAEAAKVKLAASFMLPAKGSESRYPARKGKK
- the gcvPB gene encoding aminomethyl-transferring glycine dehydrogenase subunit GcvPB; the protein is MTINQSGWRPTTPQAGEASGATFTGNRALMLEEPLIFEIGSTETTGVDFAEAPSGKSRLGGLERSKTIGLPGLSEPEAVRHYTRLSRQNYAIDLGLFPLGSCTMKHNPRLNERMARLPGFADLHPLTPVDACQGAFEVIHQLAHWLVTLTGMHSVAMSPKAGAHGELCGVLAIRAALDAKGEQGRKVLLVPESAHGTNPATAAFAGFSVEDIPATEAGRVNLEALKARLGPDVAGVMITNPNTCGLFEPDMRAISDAVHAAGGYVYCDGANFNAIVGRVRPGDLGIDAMHINLHKTFSTPHGGGGPGSGPVVFSEALTPYAPLPFVEKQGDQFVLVEEETAGEHHASSFGRMVAFHGQMGMFTRALTYILSHGADGLRQVAEDSVLNANYILRSMEDVLDAPFAKSGPCMHEAIFSDRGLPEGFSTIDVAKGLIDEGFHPMTVYFPLVVHGAMLVEPTETESKATLDQFIHAFRFVAEKAKGGDLAIKTAPHYAPRRRLDETLAARKPVLVYKEPERAQAAEVPLRS